The following are encoded in a window of Sulfitobacter sp. S190 genomic DNA:
- a CDS encoding ABC transporter substrate-binding protein: MNRFGVVSACALMVSATAAFADEISVVCSAEQDWCDLMVAAFEAENPDTDVLMVRKSTGETLAQIRAEAGNPKIDVWWGGTGDPHLIAAEEGLTQPSGADTSELLGWAQNMAEISNGRTIGIYAGALGIAYNTEILADKNVAPPECWADLADPRFEGEIQVANPNSSGTAYTELATFVQLFGEEEAMERLAAIGANVNSYTKSGSAPTKAAARGETGVSIGFMHDMVNQAAIGFPLAIVAPCEGTGYEVGAVSIIEGARNFEGAQRWVEFALRADVQSRAPEVGSFQVPSNSNAQVAPQSPDLASIKLIDYDFATYGSSDTRERLLALWDDKVGDPNPQ, from the coding sequence ATGAACAGATTTGGAGTGGTCTCTGCGTGCGCCTTGATGGTGTCCGCGACCGCCGCCTTTGCGGATGAAATCAGCGTTGTATGCAGCGCCGAGCAGGATTGGTGTGACCTCATGGTCGCCGCTTTCGAGGCGGAAAACCCCGATACGGACGTGTTGATGGTGCGCAAATCCACCGGTGAAACGCTCGCCCAGATCCGCGCCGAAGCGGGCAACCCCAAGATCGATGTGTGGTGGGGCGGGACGGGAGACCCGCATCTGATTGCCGCCGAAGAAGGGCTGACACAGCCGTCCGGCGCGGACACCAGCGAATTGCTCGGTTGGGCGCAGAACATGGCCGAGATTTCCAACGGTCGCACCATCGGCATTTATGCGGGCGCACTCGGCATTGCCTACAATACCGAAATTCTGGCCGACAAGAACGTCGCGCCCCCCGAATGCTGGGCTGATCTGGCCGACCCGCGGTTCGAGGGCGAAATTCAGGTGGCCAATCCCAACAGCTCCGGCACGGCCTATACCGAACTGGCGACATTCGTACAGTTGTTCGGCGAAGAAGAAGCGATGGAGCGGCTGGCGGCCATCGGGGCCAATGTGAACTCCTACACCAAATCCGGCTCCGCACCGACAAAGGCTGCGGCACGTGGTGAAACCGGCGTCTCCATCGGTTTCATGCACGACATGGTCAACCAGGCCGCGATCGGTTTCCCGCTGGCGATTGTCGCCCCATGCGAAGGGACGGGATACGAGGTGGGCGCGGTGTCCATCATCGAGGGTGCGCGCAACTTTGAGGGCGCGCAACGCTGGGTCGAATTTGCCTTGCGGGCCGATGTCCAGTCCCGTGCACCGGAGGTTGGGTCTTTTCAGGTGCCGTCCAATTCCAACGCGCAGGTGGCGCCCCAATCGCCTGATCTCGCTTCGATCAAGCTGATCGATTACGATTTCGCGACCTACGGATCCTCCGATACCCGTGAGCGTCTGTTGGCCCTTTGGGATGATAAAGTGGGCGATCCGAACCCCCAGTAA
- a CDS encoding ABC transporter ATP-binding protein: protein MTQDQTGAVRFEQVVKKYGEVTALKQLDLAIEPGKLVTLLGPSGCGKTTTLRLIAGLEMATQGRILIGGEDVTHLTATYRKVSMVFQSYALFPHMTVRENVAYGLTVKSMPKAEAAQRADDGLELVGLAGFGDRLPSELSGGQQQRVAVARAIVLEPEVLLLDEPLSNLDAKLRRHVREEIRQIQQRLGLTAVYVTHDQEEAMAVSDNIIVMNDAEIAQIGTPSDLYEAPSSAFIADFIGDANLVTCDVRSVSEGKATAVLEGETFTVPARNAAKGGAQMVLRPHALTLGAPTQPGIKGEVSYAAYLGKEMQYTVETAIGSLFVIAPVQANAFVQGDAVSVGILEDHARLVAL from the coding sequence ATGACCCAAGACCAAACAGGCGCTGTCCGCTTTGAACAGGTGGTGAAGAAATACGGCGAAGTGACCGCGCTCAAGCAGCTTGATCTGGCGATCGAACCGGGCAAGCTGGTCACGCTTCTGGGCCCGTCGGGCTGCGGCAAGACGACCACCCTGCGCCTGATTGCGGGGCTCGAGATGGCCACCCAAGGGCGCATCCTGATTGGGGGCGAGGACGTCACGCATCTGACGGCCACCTACCGCAAGGTGTCGATGGTTTTTCAGTCCTACGCGCTGTTTCCCCACATGACCGTGCGCGAAAACGTGGCCTATGGTCTCACGGTGAAATCCATGCCCAAGGCCGAGGCCGCGCAAAGGGCCGACGACGGGTTGGAGCTGGTCGGTCTGGCCGGTTTCGGTGACCGTTTGCCTAGCGAGCTTTCGGGCGGCCAGCAGCAACGGGTCGCCGTTGCCCGCGCCATCGTGCTGGAGCCGGAGGTGTTGTTGCTGGACGAGCCGCTGTCAAACCTTGATGCTAAGCTGCGCCGCCACGTGCGCGAGGAAATCCGCCAGATCCAGCAGCGCCTTGGCCTGACGGCGGTTTATGTGACGCATGATCAGGAAGAGGCCATGGCGGTATCGGACAACATCATCGTCATGAACGATGCCGAGATCGCGCAGATCGGTACGCCATCGGATCTTTACGAGGCGCCGTCCTCCGCGTTTATCGCGGATTTCATCGGCGACGCCAATCTTGTGACTTGCGATGTGAGGTCCGTATCGGAGGGCAAGGCCACCGCGGTTCTGGAGGGAGAGACCTTCACCGTTCCTGCCAGAAATGCCGCCAAAGGGGGCGCCCAAATGGTGCTGCGACCCCACGCGCTGACCCTAGGGGCACCCACGCAGCCGGGGATCAAAGGCGAAGTCAGCTATGCCGCCTACCTCGGCAAGGAAATGCAATATACGGTGGAAACCGCGATCGGGTCGCTGTTTGTCATTGCGCCGGTGCAGGCAAACGCCTTTGTGCAAGGCGATGCGGTGTCGGTCGGCATTCTGGAGGATCACGCACGTCTCGTCGCGCTCTGA
- a CDS encoding ATP-binding protein, translated as MRFLPRSVRGRLWTALALLSLAIVCISVLTWVSLQRVDDALQDVHQRSLTQVARAIELSNRSSDLATSAPYLLNQRSNVLVEQEGEKLLEVLATVRAEWPMSDIADAARDALLVLTDEMDSSIRDLMQTSQLLDQVQAQVRSRVAALSTLRNEATARIEDEATGLRESLIWWTLQSMNADALNAAYADNLIGVGEEQRHYQRQRQFALAAARTAAQTRFMQRLQRLVQTDAGVFELRRAELGLTLDAQNALFRIRRDANLINELAVDFARRAETALGAERAASSGMIQFTRLFTVTLGLAALGLALIAALFVSRYVAFNIGRVSEAMVRLANGDRSSVLPRRMGGDDEIGDLFRSFRAFRANALRLDRSNRLLDQRNALFEKVFVNITDGIALSDNTGKLTATNPAFVRILGHDAIKGSLVDWLRTSDFGASAKAEGLSVTHRGHLVLTSDLGQTLEIRASRLPDEGRVWLISDVTEQRKIADRMAQIDRIELLGKLAGDTAHDFASVLSAIRTHAHLLQKQQGDDTGNLTAIENAVDYGASMTERLLAFARKQPLSPEIFDLNALLSGMMDLVEIGLQDAVALHVELADEPIWVQADPGQLESAILNLVLNANNAIDGSGAIRITLAKTPEGYAEMVVSDTGAGMPEHIRCKAIEPFFTTRAGQGGTGLGLSIVYGFISQSGGRLDIDSTVGAGTRITVALPLVSGHRNHPSQFKGMRALVVDDSDRDLRATKEKLLTLGFDVKTSMSPKAALKSLENGVFDVVVSDFDLGADINGMELLTQARAHLPVAQLVLVSGKSSPADSTALDFTFVEKPVAKDDLVKALVKNSRHPGAQEQAERPVPAHEIQA; from the coding sequence ATGCGGTTTCTGCCACGCTCGGTGCGGGGGCGGCTGTGGACGGCTCTCGCGCTTTTGTCGCTGGCGATCGTCTGCATCAGCGTACTGACATGGGTATCGCTGCAACGGGTGGATGACGCCCTGCAGGACGTGCATCAGCGGTCCCTAACCCAAGTGGCGCGCGCGATCGAATTGTCCAACCGCTCCTCCGACCTTGCGACATCTGCGCCCTATCTGCTGAACCAACGCTCCAACGTCCTCGTGGAACAGGAAGGCGAAAAGCTGCTGGAGGTTCTTGCCACCGTGCGGGCGGAATGGCCCATGTCAGACATCGCCGACGCCGCCCGCGACGCGCTGCTGGTGCTGACGGATGAAATGGACAGCAGCATCCGCGACCTGATGCAGACGTCGCAGCTACTTGATCAGGTTCAGGCGCAGGTGCGCAGCCGGGTCGCCGCGCTAAGCACCCTGCGCAACGAGGCGACCGCGCGGATCGAGGATGAAGCAACCGGCCTGCGGGAAAGCCTGATCTGGTGGACGCTCCAAAGCATGAACGCGGATGCCCTGAACGCCGCCTATGCGGACAATCTGATCGGTGTCGGAGAAGAACAGCGCCACTATCAGCGCCAGCGTCAGTTCGCGTTGGCCGCCGCCCGCACCGCGGCTCAGACACGGTTCATGCAACGCCTCCAGCGGCTTGTGCAAACCGATGCCGGTGTCTTCGAATTGCGCCGCGCGGAGTTGGGCCTGACGCTCGATGCGCAAAACGCGCTGTTCCGGATCAGGCGCGATGCCAACCTGATCAACGAACTGGCCGTTGATTTTGCCCGCCGGGCCGAGACCGCCTTGGGCGCAGAGCGCGCGGCATCTTCCGGCATGATCCAGTTCACACGCCTGTTCACCGTCACACTCGGCCTGGCCGCCTTGGGCCTTGCGCTGATCGCCGCGCTTTTCGTGTCGCGCTACGTCGCCTTCAACATCGGCCGCGTGTCAGAGGCGATGGTCCGCCTTGCCAATGGCGACCGCAGCAGCGTCCTGCCCCGCCGGATGGGGGGCGACGACGAGATCGGCGACCTGTTCCGCTCCTTTCGTGCGTTTCGGGCAAATGCCTTGCGGCTCGATCGTTCCAACCGATTGCTCGATCAACGCAATGCCCTGTTTGAAAAGGTCTTTGTCAACATCACTGACGGGATCGCCCTGTCGGACAACACAGGAAAACTGACCGCGACAAACCCCGCCTTTGTGCGCATTCTTGGCCACGATGCCATCAAGGGGTCCCTTGTCGACTGGCTTAGGACATCCGACTTCGGCGCGTCTGCCAAGGCGGAAGGGTTAAGCGTCACGCATCGGGGTCATCTGGTTCTGACAAGCGACTTGGGCCAGACACTTGAAATCAGGGCCAGCAGGCTGCCTGACGAAGGCCGTGTCTGGCTCATCTCCGACGTCACCGAACAACGCAAGATCGCCGACCGTATGGCGCAGATTGACCGGATCGAGCTTTTGGGCAAATTGGCGGGCGATACGGCGCATGATTTTGCGAGCGTGCTGTCCGCGATCCGGACGCACGCCCATCTGCTGCAAAAACAACAGGGCGATGACACCGGCAACCTCACTGCGATCGAAAACGCCGTGGACTACGGCGCGTCCATGACAGAGCGGCTTTTGGCGTTCGCACGCAAACAGCCCCTTTCGCCCGAAATCTTCGACCTGAATGCCCTTTTGTCCGGCATGATGGATCTGGTCGAGATCGGTCTGCAGGACGCGGTCGCGCTGCACGTCGAACTCGCCGATGAACCGATATGGGTCCAGGCCGACCCGGGCCAATTGGAATCCGCGATCCTGAACCTCGTGCTGAATGCGAACAATGCGATTGACGGATCAGGTGCCATCAGGATCACACTTGCCAAGACCCCTGAAGGTTATGCCGAAATGGTCGTGTCGGATACCGGTGCCGGAATGCCTGAACACATCCGCTGCAAAGCGATCGAGCCCTTTTTCACGACCCGCGCAGGACAGGGTGGCACCGGATTGGGGCTGTCCATTGTTTATGGGTTCATCAGCCAAAGCGGCGGACGGCTCGACATCGACAGCACGGTCGGTGCCGGCACACGCATCACCGTCGCACTGCCACTGGTCAGCGGCCACAGAAACCACCCCTCGCAGTTCAAAGGGATGCGGGCGTTGGTCGTCGACGACAGTGACCGCGATCTGCGCGCGACGAAAGAAAAACTGCTGACGCTCGGGTTCGATGTGAAAACCAGTATGTCACCCAAGGCCGCCCTCAAATCCCTTGAAAACGGCGTCTTCGACGTGGTTGTCAGCGACTTCGATCTGGGAGCAGACATAAACGGAATGGAGCTTCTGACGCAGGCGCGGGCGCATTTACCTGTCGCACAGCTCGTCTTGGTAAGCGGTAAATCATCGCCCGCCGACAGCACAGCTTTGGACTTTACGTTTGTTGAAAAGCCGGTCGCAAAGGACGATCTGGTAAAGGCCCTCGTTAAGAACTCTCGCCACCCGGGCGCGCAAGAACAGGCCGAGCGACCCGTTCCGGCCCATGAAATCCAAGCGTGA
- a CDS encoding iron ABC transporter permease, whose translation MKKTVLIWLALGLCSFVLLPWHMTDGGLLRLEWMSDGEPSSALMRVAAGQWWLAPMGFALLLALIFQLAVEDPVRRARLTLGTCVAGLGVMAVQGLVIVQAGPRIFEGLLSGDVVQAGQAGMGAGAALSALALLFAATISVSQSGKGQGDAFVVSTIGLIVALVAIFVFFPVIHILVRAFEIEGGYSMTEFFPRFFSSEIWGLGCLVADRSCGVGINSLFLAVMTGAGTTLLGLSFALIFTRTDFRAKKLLRVLTILPIITPPFVIGLALILLFGRAGTVTEFFADLLGWEKTRWLYGFWGIYFAQLLSFTPIAFLVLIGVVQGVSPSMEEASQTLDADRWQTFRFVSLPLMRPGLANAFLLGFIESLADFGNPLVLGSGYNVLSTDIYFAIVGAVADPAKAAILAIALLSLTLSAFLAQRMWLGKKSYATITGKADSGQNAALNPVLRTVCYATALPWAALTLIVYSMIIFGSFVKLWGYNHSFTLDHYKRAFSIDFASGRFTGVAWDSYFTTLTISTIAAPLTAIVGLATAYLLVRQKFVGKDAFEFSTMLSFAIPGTVIGVSYIMAFNFPPIELTGTSIILIIVFVFRNMPVGVRGGIAAMSQLDKSLDEASITLGANSFTTVRRVIVPLMGPAILAALTYSFVRAITSVSAVIFLVSAKHNMATSFIVGRVENGEFGLAIAYSAVLILTMLAAILLLQLLVGARRLRRADRVQTAAKPA comes from the coding sequence ATGAAGAAGACAGTCCTGATCTGGCTGGCGCTGGGGCTTTGCAGCTTTGTGCTGCTGCCGTGGCATATGACCGACGGGGGCCTTTTGCGCCTTGAATGGATGTCCGACGGTGAGCCGTCCTCGGCCCTCATGCGCGTCGCGGCAGGCCAGTGGTGGCTGGCGCCGATGGGGTTTGCGTTGCTCCTCGCACTGATCTTTCAACTTGCCGTAGAGGACCCCGTCAGGCGCGCGCGGCTGACGCTTGGCACCTGTGTTGCGGGGCTTGGCGTGATGGCCGTGCAGGGGCTCGTCATCGTACAGGCCGGCCCGCGCATATTCGAAGGGTTGCTGAGCGGAGATGTCGTGCAGGCAGGGCAGGCGGGTATGGGCGCCGGTGCCGCACTTTCCGCGCTTGCACTGTTGTTTGCGGCGACGATTTCGGTGTCCCAGTCGGGCAAGGGGCAGGGCGACGCTTTTGTGGTCAGCACCATCGGGCTGATTGTGGCGCTTGTCGCGATCTTTGTGTTTTTTCCCGTGATCCACATCCTTGTGCGCGCTTTCGAGATCGAGGGCGGCTATTCCATGACAGAGTTCTTCCCGCGCTTTTTCAGCAGTGAAATCTGGGGGCTGGGGTGCCTTGTGGCGGACCGGTCCTGCGGTGTCGGTATCAATTCGCTGTTTCTGGCGGTGATGACGGGTGCGGGCACGACCCTTCTGGGCCTGTCTTTCGCGCTGATTTTCACACGCACCGATTTTCGGGCCAAGAAACTGCTGCGCGTGCTGACAATCCTGCCGATCATCACGCCGCCCTTCGTGATCGGTCTTGCGCTTATCCTGCTGTTTGGTCGCGCGGGCACCGTGACCGAATTTTTTGCCGATCTGCTGGGGTGGGAAAAGACCCGCTGGCTCTATGGGTTCTGGGGCATTTATTTCGCGCAGCTTCTGTCTTTCACGCCGATTGCGTTTCTGGTCCTAATCGGCGTGGTGCAAGGCGTCAGCCCATCGATGGAGGAAGCCTCCCAGACGCTGGATGCCGACCGTTGGCAGACGTTCCGCTTTGTGTCCTTGCCGCTGATGCGGCCGGGCTTGGCCAATGCGTTCTTGCTGGGCTTTATCGAAAGCCTTGCGGATTTTGGCAATCCGCTGGTGTTGGGCAGTGGATACAACGTGCTGTCCACGGATATCTATTTCGCGATTGTGGGCGCTGTGGCCGATCCCGCGAAGGCTGCGATCCTCGCGATTGCGCTGCTGAGCCTCACGTTGTCGGCGTTTCTGGCGCAGCGCATGTGGCTGGGCAAGAAATCCTACGCCACAATCACCGGCAAGGCCGATAGCGGGCAGAACGCGGCGTTGAACCCGGTGCTGCGGACTGTCTGCTATGCCACGGCCCTGCCTTGGGCGGCACTGACGCTGATCGTCTATTCGATGATCATATTCGGCAGCTTCGTGAAACTCTGGGGCTATAACCACAGCTTCACGCTGGACCACTACAAGCGCGCCTTCAGCATTGATTTTGCCTCCGGTCGGTTCACCGGCGTGGCATGGGACAGCTATTTTACGACGCTCACGATCTCGACCATCGCGGCGCCGCTGACGGCGATTGTGGGCTTGGCCACGGCCTATCTTCTGGTGCGCCAGAAATTTGTCGGCAAGGACGCGTTCGAGTTCTCGACCATGTTGTCTTTCGCCATCCCCGGCACGGTCATCGGTGTCAGCTACATCATGGCGTTCAACTTCCCGCCGATCGAGCTGACAGGCACGTCGATTATCCTGATCATCGTCTTTGTCTTTCGCAACATGCCCGTGGGCGTGCGGGGCGGGATCGCCGCGATGAGCCAGCTGGACAAGAGCCTCGACGAGGCCTCCATCACCCTTGGAGCCAACAGCTTTACGACCGTGAGGCGTGTGATCGTGCCGTTGATGGGCCCCGCCATTCTGGCCGCACTCACCTACAGTTTCGTGCGCGCGATCACCTCGGTGTCGGCTGTGATCTTTCTGGTCAGTGCCAAACACAACATGGCCACGTCATTCATCGTGGGCCGTGTCGAAAACGGGGAATTCGGGCTCGCCATCGCCTATTCCGCGGTGCTCATCCTGACGATGCTGGCGGCCATCCTGCTTTTGCAACTTCTCGTCGGGGCGCGCCGTCTGCGCCGCGCCGACCGCGTACAAACCGCCGCAAAGCCGGCATGA
- a CDS encoding dihydroneopterin aldolase, whose translation MTISSSIELRDMILETDIGTYGPNDARPDHHLLDLTLHIASQQVLIPQDGMEHVFDYDPLVADIKALAATGHRETQEWLMTQIVRLCAQYLDILGVEVYLRKFPVSQDTGTLGVRLRVGQGNLAAWRVSA comes from the coding sequence ATGACAATCAGCAGTTCGATCGAGTTGAGGGACATGATCCTCGAGACCGATATCGGGACATATGGGCCGAACGACGCGCGGCCGGATCACCACCTGTTGGATCTGACATTGCACATCGCGTCACAGCAGGTGCTGATCCCGCAGGACGGAATGGAGCATGTGTTCGATTACGATCCGCTGGTTGCCGACATCAAGGCTTTGGCCGCAACAGGCCACCGCGAAACGCAGGAATGGCTGATGACCCAGATCGTCAGGTTGTGCGCGCAGTATCTGGATATTCTCGGGGTCGAGGTGTATTTGCGCAAATTCCCCGTGTCGCAGGACACCGGCACGCTTGGTGTGCGGCTGCGGGTGGGTCAGGGCAACCTTGCCGCATGGCGCGTCAGCGCCTGA
- a CDS encoding GNAT family N-acetyltransferase, which yields MTRRTKEPTVSRRRSVRSRHMALSIRRATNETDIEQVRDLCRQWLDWHWSHYPSDWPTEGNPMDPARFQEILKDLPTLHARPHGAIFLASLNDKPVGCVMYNAQSDGLAEFNRMFVSEGGRGHGVGRLLLNRMFDQMIEDGYQKVIFSSATFLTHARTMYEAAGFRAVPHPDGFPSEWKPYVYFMERPLLG from the coding sequence TTGACGCGTCGGACCAAAGAACCCACGGTATCTCGACGAAGGTCAGTTCGGAGCAGACACATGGCACTCTCGATAAGACGCGCAACGAACGAAACCGATATCGAACAGGTGCGCGATCTGTGCCGCCAGTGGCTTGACTGGCATTGGTCGCACTATCCTTCTGATTGGCCAACAGAGGGAAACCCGATGGACCCCGCGCGTTTCCAAGAGATACTGAAAGACCTCCCAACGCTTCACGCGCGTCCCCATGGTGCAATTTTTCTCGCGTCCCTCAACGACAAACCGGTCGGTTGTGTTATGTACAATGCGCAATCCGATGGCCTTGCGGAATTTAATCGCATGTTCGTAAGCGAGGGGGGGCGTGGACACGGGGTTGGCCGCCTTTTGCTGAACCGGATGTTCGATCAGATGATCGAGGACGGCTATCAAAAAGTCATCTTTTCATCGGCGACCTTTCTGACCCATGCCAGAACGATGTATGAGGCTGCCGGTTTTCGCGCGGTGCCGCACCCTGACGGATTTCCGTCCGAATGGAAGCCTTACGTTTACTTCATGGAGCGCCCCCTGTTGGGATAG
- a CDS encoding helix-turn-helix transcriptional regulator, with the protein MAAIPPTPEELSDLIGLVYDSAFEQAQWHAFMTRICEMFPGVAAMVHGTIGDQQTVKFASAEISQTLSRKPLQLTYAINGMPAAQAMPLTPNGFVARSKKFVVESEWRSSPMYIEFLQPAGLCHSIHIKLDHYADRVAFMSFGIPEDPKLEAALHDPLFELLKLLAPHASRAGQLARALALAKKFTEVFSGFMDGIILPMLVTDVRGKFLFGNAAGRRLLERGDPFHKSADGRLRLDDEYATADLVQKLMQTSRDMVQSGLRVDTQDAPLLLAISPFRPSMRDASAVDRHLLDEERMFAIFVGQSEQDAVNAPLLEDVFDLSKREAAVCQGLLTGESAASIAQTSGRAPKTVRNQIQMIYEKVGVSSNTELLDRLSVFRTVGMMFEDQTTGPPDGSTQRLEHDQHRKR; encoded by the coding sequence ATGGCGGCGATCCCACCCACTCCAGAAGAACTCTCTGACCTGATCGGCCTTGTCTACGACTCCGCCTTTGAACAGGCGCAATGGCACGCCTTCATGACCCGCATCTGCGAGATGTTCCCCGGTGTGGCGGCTATGGTGCACGGGACGATAGGCGACCAACAGACCGTCAAATTCGCGAGCGCCGAGATCAGCCAGACGCTTTCGCGCAAGCCTTTGCAGCTGACCTATGCCATCAACGGAATGCCCGCGGCACAAGCCATGCCGCTTACGCCAAACGGCTTCGTCGCGCGGTCAAAGAAATTCGTCGTCGAAAGCGAGTGGCGCAGCTCGCCCATGTATATCGAATTCCTGCAACCGGCGGGCCTGTGTCACAGCATTCACATCAAACTTGATCACTACGCGGATCGTGTTGCATTCATGTCATTCGGCATCCCCGAAGACCCTAAGCTCGAAGCGGCGCTTCACGACCCCTTATTCGAGCTTCTCAAACTCCTCGCGCCGCATGCGTCGCGTGCGGGTCAGCTGGCGCGCGCGTTGGCCTTGGCCAAAAAATTCACCGAGGTTTTCAGCGGCTTCATGGACGGGATCATTTTGCCGATGCTGGTCACCGATGTGCGGGGCAAGTTCCTTTTTGGCAATGCAGCCGGTCGCAGGCTGCTGGAGCGCGGTGATCCCTTTCACAAATCCGCCGACGGGCGGCTCAGGCTTGATGACGAATATGCCACGGCCGACCTCGTCCAAAAGCTCATGCAGACAAGCCGTGATATGGTCCAAAGCGGCTTGCGGGTGGACACGCAGGACGCGCCGTTGCTGCTCGCCATTTCCCCGTTCCGCCCCTCGATGCGGGACGCCAGTGCCGTCGACAGACATCTGCTTGATGAGGAACGCATGTTTGCGATCTTCGTGGGGCAATCGGAACAGGATGCCGTCAACGCCCCCCTGCTTGAAGATGTTTTCGACCTTTCCAAGCGCGAAGCAGCGGTTTGTCAGGGGCTTCTGACCGGCGAAAGCGCAGCCAGCATTGCGCAAACCTCGGGCCGTGCGCCCAAAACCGTGCGAAACCAGATCCAGATGATCTATGAAAAGGTCGGTGTTTCGTCGAACACGGAACTACTGGATCGGTTGTCCGTGTTCCGTACGGTCGGCATGATGTTCGAGGATCAGACGACCGGACCGCCCGACGGGTCAACTCAGCGTCTGGAACATGACCAGCATCGCAAAAGGTGA
- a CDS encoding response regulator, with amino-acid sequence MTRPKIGIVDDEASMRDALVALLSANQFDPVPMANISEFHATERSTALDLVLIDLQLRDESGLSLAMDIRRTKDLPIVMLTGRGDETDKIVGLEIGADDYMLKPFNPRELVARIRAVLRRYGKSPEALSVPPDDTRLRFGRLTVDQKQRILIDETETEILLTNAEYRLLDYFLSRPNEIIPRVELLSELGSDLTKYVDRTVDVLILRLRRKIEENPSKPVHLQTRRGQGYVFIMDPARSVD; translated from the coding sequence ATGACCCGACCAAAAATCGGTATTGTCGATGATGAGGCGTCCATGCGCGACGCGTTGGTTGCGCTGTTGTCAGCCAACCAGTTCGACCCCGTGCCGATGGCCAATATCTCCGAGTTCCACGCAACAGAACGCAGCACCGCGCTCGATCTTGTCTTGATCGACCTGCAACTGCGCGACGAAAGCGGGTTGTCACTTGCGATGGATATCCGGCGGACCAAGGATCTGCCCATCGTGATGCTGACCGGTCGGGGGGATGAAACAGACAAGATTGTCGGGCTCGAGATCGGTGCGGACGACTACATGCTCAAACCGTTCAACCCCCGCGAACTGGTCGCGCGGATCAGGGCCGTCCTGCGCCGCTACGGCAAATCGCCCGAAGCCCTGAGCGTGCCACCGGACGACACGCGCCTGCGGTTCGGACGTCTGACGGTGGACCAGAAACAGCGCATCCTGATTGACGAAACCGAAACGGAAATTCTTCTGACAAATGCCGAATACCGGCTGCTTGACTATTTTCTCAGCCGCCCGAACGAAATCATTCCGCGGGTGGAGCTGCTGTCGGAACTTGGCAGCGATCTTACCAAATATGTCGACCGGACGGTCGATGTGCTGATCCTGCGGTTGCGCCGCAAGATCGAGGAAAACCCCTCCAAACCTGTCCACCTCCAGACGCGGCGCGGACAGGGCTATGTCTTTATCATGGACCCAGCGCGGAGCGTCGATTGA
- a CDS encoding AraC family transcriptional regulator yields MPSLPIPVFASAVLMFLFIRLWVTRGALSPIAVLLAVCALQTAILALAQHYMVPGMRFVQPVTATLIPPAAWCAFQWTAVRPTRRGDLLHLLVPATAVAALTTAPGFLDIFVPGAFIIYGGAILVLSCQGPDAQPRAYLANGNLPSRIWQVIGAALIVSALSDVLILAAIALGFDHLRPWIISLFSIGNLLLIGIISLSSHLQSEETGVDAPLPGTSEAEQQIWTRVQAYMADQRPYLDPDLTLSRLSRKLGVPAKTLSTIINRETGANVSRYVNDARIAAAQKALLRGESVTSAMLSSGFNTKSNFNREFLRITGTSPSKWVQKQTPLEVGSRPRGT; encoded by the coding sequence ATGCCAAGCCTGCCCATCCCCGTATTTGCGTCCGCTGTTTTGATGTTCTTGTTCATCAGGCTGTGGGTCACGCGCGGCGCGCTTAGCCCGATTGCGGTTCTGTTGGCGGTCTGCGCCTTGCAAACGGCGATCCTCGCGCTTGCCCAGCATTACATGGTGCCCGGAATGCGCTTCGTTCAGCCGGTCACAGCAACGCTCATCCCACCCGCCGCGTGGTGTGCCTTCCAATGGACTGCGGTGCGCCCTACGCGTCGTGGCGATCTGCTGCACCTGCTGGTGCCGGCAACTGCGGTGGCCGCCCTGACCACCGCACCGGGTTTTCTGGACATTTTTGTGCCGGGGGCGTTTATCATCTACGGGGGCGCGATTCTCGTTCTGTCCTGCCAAGGCCCGGACGCCCAACCGCGCGCCTATCTCGCAAATGGCAATCTGCCTTCGCGCATCTGGCAGGTGATCGGCGCGGCGCTTATCGTTTCTGCATTGAGCGACGTACTCATTCTGGCCGCGATCGCTTTGGGGTTCGACCATCTGCGCCCTTGGATCATCAGTCTCTTTTCTATCGGGAATTTACTGCTGATCGGAATCATCAGCCTGTCGAGCCATCTGCAATCGGAAGAGACGGGCGTGGATGCCCCCCTGCCCGGCACCAGCGAAGCCGAGCAACAGATCTGGACGCGCGTTCAAGCCTACATGGCGGACCAGCGCCCTTATCTTGATCCGGACCTGACACTCTCGCGCCTGTCGCGCAAACTCGGCGTTCCGGCCAAAACCCTTTCCACGATCATCAATCGCGAAACCGGCGCGAACGTATCGCGCTATGTGAACGACGCGCGGATTGCCGCGGCACAAAAGGCGCTATTGCGGGGCGAAAGCGTCACCTCCGCCATGTTGTCTTCGGGCTTTAACACAAAATCCAATTTCAACCGTGAGTTCCTGCGCATAACCGGCACTAGCCCGAGTAAATGGGTGCAAAAACAGACGCCGCTGGAGGTGGGCTCGCGGCCCCGCGGCACATGA